A part of Pectobacterium cacticida genomic DNA contains:
- a CDS encoding type II toxin-antitoxin system RelE/ParE family toxin, producing the protein MRVFKTKWFTRAAKSHAIKDSELCEAIEAVMQGKADDLGGGVYKKRLNQNRDRAIILAKGGQHWFYTFLFAKQDMANIDNRELAGFRELAKHYATLADEKITVLIKSKELVEICHDRKK; encoded by the coding sequence ATGCGTGTATTCAAAACCAAATGGTTCACTAGGGCGGCTAAATCCCACGCCATCAAGGATAGCGAGTTGTGTGAAGCTATTGAGGCGGTAATGCAAGGGAAAGCTGACGATCTCGGCGGCGGCGTTTATAAGAAGCGGCTGAACCAGAATCGCGATCGCGCCATCATACTGGCAAAAGGTGGGCAGCATTGGTTTTACACGTTCCTGTTTGCCAAGCAGGATATGGCAAATATCGATAATCGCGAACTGGCCGGATTCCGCGAATTAGCGAAGCACTATGCAACCCTTGCCGATGAAAAAATTACGGTACTGATTAAGAGTAAAGAACTGGTGGAGATTTGTCATGACCGCAAAAAGTAA
- a CDS encoding polysaccharide lyase family protein: MSTVLVPYGYCAPNGNVSLSVTGMNTVLDNGLLNVKFKEDGSAESITKQGVNIVTNLSGAIRDPSKTRSAYLDYYVKGVKDFVPERVEVIKQDKDIAHVAYIDDKGGLLRLEYHLIMRKGVSGIYSYVVAENTGSQDVKVSELRNVYRFDPSRLDHLYNGVHIGKPLLYRQLEQLPKVQDETWRLPDGHVYSKYDFAGYMRSTPYWGVFGHGMGAWLIHASPEYFSGDALKQDLMVHQDAIILNYMTGSHFGTPDMVAKPGWKKFYGPWLLYINQGDEKQVIADADRQSLTEKVSWPYRWVNDPLYPLERTTVSGKINSTQPMTVVLSSSLDEPFDLQTRGYSYQGTTDSQGKFSIEHVRPGKYQVSVYANGGTQPGVLAQQTVDITGVKQQLADISLPAANKIIWAIGQADRQAREFRFGDKVRNYHWQNDVPANLTFDIDRSDYSRDWYYAQTKPGKWDIRFALQPEKKTYFLTLSLAGASNFGMTKATAPELDVVVNGKKVETLKYENDKTLYRGALQSGRYHLNRIPVSYEVLKKGNNVISLQLKGGSLMYDIVTLSEE; this comes from the coding sequence ATGAGTACGGTATTGGTTCCTTATGGATATTGCGCCCCGAATGGTAATGTATCTCTATCGGTTACTGGAATGAATACCGTTTTAGATAATGGTTTGCTTAACGTTAAATTTAAGGAAGACGGTAGTGCAGAAAGCATAACCAAACAAGGAGTCAATATTGTCACTAACCTTTCCGGTGCGATACGCGATCCCAGTAAAACCCGCAGTGCTTATCTGGATTATTACGTTAAAGGGGTTAAAGATTTCGTTCCTGAACGCGTCGAAGTCATAAAACAAGATAAAGATATCGCTCACGTAGCCTACATTGATGATAAAGGCGGACTGCTGCGGCTGGAATATCACCTGATCATGCGCAAGGGGGTCAGTGGTATTTATAGCTATGTGGTCGCGGAGAATACGGGCAGCCAAGATGTGAAGGTGAGTGAATTACGTAATGTCTATCGCTTTGACCCCTCGCGACTTGATCATCTCTATAACGGCGTTCATATTGGCAAACCTCTGCTTTATCGCCAGCTCGAACAATTACCGAAAGTACAGGATGAAACCTGGCGTTTACCTGACGGGCATGTGTATTCCAAATATGATTTTGCTGGTTATATGCGCTCAACACCCTACTGGGGCGTATTTGGTCATGGGATGGGGGCATGGTTGATTCATGCTAGTCCGGAATATTTTTCCGGCGATGCGCTCAAGCAGGATTTAATGGTGCATCAGGATGCCATCATTCTCAATTATATGACCGGCTCGCATTTTGGCACCCCGGACATGGTGGCTAAACCCGGCTGGAAAAAATTCTATGGCCCCTGGTTGTTATATATTAATCAGGGAGATGAAAAACAGGTGATTGCGGATGCCGATCGGCAATCGCTAACGGAAAAAGTCTCCTGGCCCTATCGTTGGGTGAATGATCCGCTCTATCCATTAGAGCGCACCACGGTGAGCGGCAAGATCAATAGCACACAGCCGATGACGGTCGTCCTGTCTTCATCATTAGATGAACCCTTTGATCTGCAAACGCGCGGTTATTCCTATCAGGGAACGACCGATAGCCAGGGGAAATTCAGTATTGAGCATGTCAGACCGGGAAAATATCAGGTCTCGGTCTATGCCAATGGTGGGACTCAGCCCGGCGTACTGGCGCAACAGACTGTCGATATTACTGGCGTAAAACAACAACTGGCAGATATTTCCTTGCCCGCCGCCAATAAGATTATTTGGGCGATAGGGCAGGCGGATCGTCAGGCGCGCGAATTCCGCTTTGGCGATAAAGTGCGTAATTATCACTGGCAAAATGACGTCCCTGCTAATCTGACTTTTGATATTGATCGCAGCGATTATTCACGCGATTGGTATTACGCTCAGACCAAACCCGGTAAATGGGATATTCGTTTTGCGCTACAGCCGGAAAAGAAAACCTATTTTCTCACACTCTCTCTGGCCGGAGCGAGTAACTTCGGCATGACCAAGGCAACAGCTCCCGAATTGGATGTCGTCGTAAATGGCAAAAAGGTTGAAACGCTCAAGTATGAGAATGATAAAACGCTTTATCGTGGCGCCTTACAAAGTGGTCGTTATCATTTAAACCGTATTCCAGTGAGCTATGAGGTATTGAAAAAAGGGAATAACGTTATTTCCCTGCAATTAAAAGGCGGAAGCCTGATGTATGACATCGTTACGTTAAGTGAAGAATAA
- a CDS encoding integrase domain-containing protein, whose protein sequence is MSKLSREMTTLAKQAGGSYKTVHDRIRIMDRLCRHLLALNIQVRDVQYLKARHIESYVAERLSQQIALRTLHNEMAALRTVFKQGGREKLAASDRLTNNALGLSGASRAGTKFAIPDERYQAVLLAAQQRDKGLACALQLARLLGLRSQEAVQCASSLKTWEKQLERHQQTLTVVFGTKGGRPRETRIIDREAIQRAVNEALKVAKARNGRLIDKPDLKTAMNFWRTRTTRLGLTGHYSPHSLRYAWAQDAMRYYLSQGFSRSEARALTSMDLGHGDGRGRYVERVYTRKED, encoded by the coding sequence ATGAGTAAATTAAGTCGTGAAATGACCACGCTGGCGAAACAGGCTGGCGGGAGCTACAAGACGGTTCATGATCGTATCCGCATCATGGACAGGCTGTGCCGTCACCTGCTGGCGCTGAATATTCAGGTGCGTGACGTTCAGTATCTCAAGGCCAGACATATCGAAAGTTATGTCGCCGAACGCCTGTCACAGCAGATTGCCCTTCGTACCCTGCACAACGAAATGGCAGCGTTGCGCACAGTGTTTAAGCAGGGAGGACGGGAAAAGCTCGCCGCGTCCGACCGCCTGACCAATAACGCGCTGGGGCTGAGTGGGGCAAGCCGTGCCGGGACAAAATTCGCCATTCCGGACGAACGTTATCAGGCCGTTCTGCTTGCAGCGCAACAGCGTGATAAAGGGTTGGCCTGCGCACTTCAGCTTGCCCGATTGCTGGGGCTGCGTTCTCAGGAAGCGGTGCAATGCGCCAGTTCACTGAAAACGTGGGAAAAGCAGCTTGAGCGCCATCAACAGACGCTGACCGTGGTGTTTGGTACTAAAGGCGGCAGGCCGCGCGAAACCCGGATTATCGATCGCGAAGCGATTCAACGGGCAGTAAACGAGGCGCTAAAGGTGGCCAAGGCGCGTAACGGCAGATTGATCGATAAACCCGACCTGAAAACCGCCATGAACTTCTGGCGCACGCGGACCACCCGCTTAGGGCTGACCGGCCACTACTCCCCACACAGCCTGCGCTACGCATGGGCGCAGGATGCCATGCGTTATTATCTGTCACAGGGTTTTTCCCGCAGTGAAGCCAGAGCACTAACCTCTATGGATCTCGGCCACGGTGATGGTCGGGGGCGCTATGTCGAGCGGGTTTACACCCGGAAGGAGGATTGA
- a CDS encoding helicase RepA family protein — MYTPLVRTDSATPAFNTALPLRRGSDGFDTRQDYLIKGYLPSSSVASAYGASGSYKSFLAVSWGCHIATGKPWAGKPVTQGAVIYVVGEGGIGVPRRIRAWEQTLNGGSPIDALYRVDCPIFPASPESVQQVIRAARDVKVASGMPVRLIILDTLARCFGGSDENAAKDMGAFIQGCDAIKAATQATVLIIHHSGKDQDKGARGSSAFRAALDVEFNVRREGEGGALILSCTKMKDAEEPPRRAYDLNAVDLYVDDDGDQITSLVLNDEGREVREDEAASDPDLVGIPRLTENHFALWQAIRSRTANGEGCTRSLVRDDMRAMGFDVNKKFTRWLDKLEKDGLIAFDGERITPLSQRNKVGD, encoded by the coding sequence ATGTATACCCCGTTAGTGCGCACCGATTCTGCTACACCGGCTTTCAACACCGCATTACCCCTGCGCAGAGGCTCTGACGGTTTTGATACGCGGCAGGACTACCTGATTAAAGGCTATCTGCCGAGTTCCTCCGTCGCCAGCGCTTACGGTGCCAGCGGTTCGTATAAGTCGTTTCTGGCGGTATCGTGGGGATGCCACATCGCCACCGGAAAACCGTGGGCAGGCAAGCCGGTGACACAGGGGGCGGTGATTTATGTCGTTGGTGAAGGCGGGATCGGCGTTCCCCGCCGTATCCGGGCATGGGAGCAGACGCTTAACGGCGGTAGCCCGATCGATGCACTGTATCGTGTCGATTGCCCGATTTTTCCGGCCAGCCCAGAGAGCGTGCAGCAGGTGATACGTGCCGCCCGCGATGTGAAAGTCGCCTCCGGTATGCCGGTTCGCCTGATTATTCTGGATACGCTCGCCCGCTGTTTTGGCGGTTCGGATGAGAACGCGGCTAAAGATATGGGCGCATTTATTCAGGGATGTGACGCGATTAAAGCGGCAACACAGGCCACGGTGCTGATTATCCATCATTCCGGTAAAGATCAGGATAAAGGAGCACGCGGCTCCAGCGCCTTCCGTGCCGCGCTGGACGTGGAATTTAACGTCCGGCGTGAAGGTGAAGGCGGCGCGTTGATCCTCAGTTGCACCAAGATGAAGGATGCGGAAGAACCGCCGCGTCGCGCCTATGACCTGAATGCCGTTGATCTGTACGTAGATGATGATGGCGATCAGATCACTTCGCTGGTGCTGAACGATGAAGGCCGCGAAGTCAGAGAAGATGAGGCTGCCAGCGATCCCGATTTAGTCGGTATCCCACGGCTGACGGAAAACCATTTTGCCCTCTGGCAGGCTATTCGCTCTCGCACGGCCAACGGCGAAGGCTGCACCCGTTCATTGGTGCGTGACGATATGCGGGCAATGGGCTTTGATGTGAACAAGAAGTTCACCCGCTGGCTGGACAAGCTGGAAAAGGATGGTCTGATCGCCTTTGACGGGGAACGGATCACGCCGCTATCGCAACGGAATAAGGTGGGGGATTAA
- a CDS encoding CopG family transcriptional regulator, which translates to MKTTKKLAGALTALIEKAEQRHQKVLQGLADVDAGRVVNHADMQAFITRLKKA; encoded by the coding sequence ATGAAAACAACGAAAAAACTAGCGGGAGCGCTCACTGCTCTGATTGAGAAGGCAGAACAACGTCATCAGAAAGTCTTACAGGGGCTTGCCGATGTTGATGCAGGGCGTGTTGTGAATCACGCTGATATGCAGGCGTTCATCACCAGATTGAAGAAAGCATAA
- a CDS encoding helix-turn-helix domain-containing protein, with product MTAKSKFKSPAFEAIHSAASGLFSVDAIPQETMRNFDKACLNSVDDLQPIEIKALREKLNVSQPVFASYLNTSVSTVQKWESGVKRPSGLSLKLLTVVQKHGLKVLV from the coding sequence ATGACCGCAAAAAGTAAATTCAAGAGTCCTGCATTTGAGGCTATTCACAGCGCGGCTTCTGGATTATTCAGTGTCGACGCTATCCCTCAGGAAACCATGCGCAACTTTGACAAAGCGTGCCTCAACAGCGTGGACGATCTTCAACCTATTGAGATTAAGGCGTTACGTGAAAAGCTGAACGTCAGCCAGCCTGTTTTCGCCAGCTACCTGAATACCAGTGTTTCAACGGTACAAAAATGGGAAAGCGGCGTAAAACGCCCTAGCGGGTTATCGCTAAAACTGCTTACCGTGGTGCAGAAGCATGGTTTGAAGGTATTGGTTTGA
- a CDS encoding helix-turn-helix domain-containing protein, which yields MTPHNDWHQADVIAALRKKGTTLSALSRSAGLSSSTLANVFSRPWPKGEWLVATALNVHPAEIWPSRYFDESGVLRDRKARRKRGKAE from the coding sequence ATGACACCACATAACGACTGGCATCAGGCAGATGTTATTGCGGCATTACGAAAAAAAGGGACTACATTGTCGGCACTATCACGTTCGGCAGGGCTAAGTTCCTCAACGCTCGCCAATGTGTTTTCCCGCCCGTGGCCGAAAGGAGAATGGCTTGTGGCTACGGCGTTGAATGTGCATCCTGCGGAAATTTGGCCAAGCCGTTATTTTGATGAGTCAGGGGTATTGCGAGATCGAAAGGCAAGAAGAAAAAGGGGTAAGGCAGAGTAA
- a CDS encoding helix-turn-helix domain-containing protein, protein MNTVYPLKTLNQLRPLLIGFRKAKGLTQKDVSERLGVTQQTYARLEANPGSASIERLFKVLTVLGVEMVLSSGPNVHLSLSFPTMEESEKPIDSPARREKW, encoded by the coding sequence ATGAATACAGTTTATCCGTTAAAAACCTTGAATCAGTTGCGCCCATTGCTGATTGGCTTTCGTAAGGCGAAGGGGCTGACGCAAAAAGACGTGTCTGAACGGTTAGGTGTCACACAGCAAACCTATGCCCGCTTGGAAGCAAATCCTGGCAGTGCCAGTATCGAGCGCTTGTTTAAAGTGCTCACCGTTCTGGGGGTTGAGATGGTGCTGTCTTCTGGACCAAACGTACATTTATCTCTGTCATTCCCAACGATGGAAGAGTCAGAAAAGCCAATAGACTCACCCGCCAGACGGGAAAAATGGTGA
- a CDS encoding helix-turn-helix transcriptional regulator, which produces MTDNTLIRLSGVMKKTGLRKSWIYLLMKQGEFPQTVKIGARSVAWVESEVNDWIAARISQRGEVKP; this is translated from the coding sequence ATGACGGATAACACGTTGATTCGTTTATCGGGTGTGATGAAAAAAACCGGCCTCAGGAAATCATGGATTTACCTGCTGATGAAGCAGGGGGAATTTCCTCAGACGGTCAAAATCGGCGCTCGCTCGGTAGCGTGGGTGGAAAGTGAGGTGAATGACTGGATCGCGGCGCGTATCAGCCAGCGCGGGGAGGTTAAACCATGA
- a CDS encoding ash family protein, with protein sequence MMHCYFFLAGNLRYTADAAAKSAAGIGVPTLTTLPKRHGFITCLLLGDACAYLSMVAQAGAPQGAPGYVVTGYANPVWATTIEVGVSGGSDTLLTTEAALWLRSFPFSTRNLSFFLRGYIMYDPTPLTLEELVDHCRALAYAIIELDNALAKELLIFILWERLNQLNDALQAEVADDE encoded by the coding sequence ATGATGCATTGTTATTTTTTTCTGGCGGGCAATTTACGATATACTGCTGATGCTGCGGCAAAATCCGCAGCCGGAATTGGCGTTCCGACACTTACCACGTTGCCTAAAAGACACGGATTTATTACGTGTCTTTTATTAGGCGATGCCTGCGCATACCTGTCAATGGTGGCTCAGGCGGGGGCTCCGCAAGGAGCGCCGGGCTACGTGGTAACCGGTTACGCCAACCCCGTCTGGGCTACCACCATAGAGGTTGGCGTCTCAGGTGGTAGTGATACCCTGCTTACCACGGAGGCTGCCTTATGGCTACGATCCTTCCCTTTCTCTACCCGCAATCTTTCTTTTTTTCTGCGGGGGTACATCATGTATGACCCCACTCCCCTGACGTTAGAAGAACTCGTTGATCACTGTCGGGCACTGGCCTACGCCATCATTGAACTCGACAACGCACTCGCGAAAGAGCTGCTGATCTTTATCCTGTGGGAACGTCTGAACCAGTTGAATGACGCACTGCAAGCGGAGGTGGCTGACGATGAGTAA
- a CDS encoding type II toxin-antitoxin system HipA family toxin: MPRTQQRLAIWMNGIQVGFWEKIRGEDRLQYLPEWIADEQGRPLSLSLLFTPGNQMWRGNVVRDYFDNLLPDSEGIRRRLATRYQADSLEPFDLLAELGRDCVGAIQLLNGNEEPADLFSVNYRPLSEAEIAAILRNTTASLLPGRQDDADDVRLSIAGAQEKTALLWHEGQWCLPEGSTPTTHIFKLPLGLVGNRQADMSTSVENEWLCSLILKEYGIPVAKTQIAQFEDQKVLVVERFDRRWSSDRQWIIRLPQEDMCQALGVSPLRKYQSDGGPGISDIMEILSHSEQAEQDKARFFRAQIIFWLIAATDGHAKNFSIAIEPQGRYHLTPLYDVLSAWPVVGPRNNQISWQTCTLAMAVRGSSNYYHLYRIQRRHWVNQGELTGLGRRQVEAMMDDIISRTPEVIERVSALLPESFPPALAECVFDGMRQQCGRLQELHRK, from the coding sequence ATGCCTCGAACACAACAGCGTTTAGCAATATGGATGAATGGAATCCAAGTGGGATTCTGGGAAAAGATCCGAGGCGAAGATAGGTTGCAATACCTTCCCGAATGGATCGCTGATGAACAAGGAAGACCTTTATCGCTTTCTTTGCTTTTCACCCCCGGTAATCAGATGTGGCGCGGCAATGTGGTACGCGACTATTTTGATAATTTATTGCCTGACAGCGAAGGTATACGCAGGCGGTTAGCAACGCGTTACCAGGCTGATAGCCTTGAGCCCTTTGATCTGTTGGCTGAGCTGGGGAGAGACTGTGTTGGCGCAATACAGTTACTGAATGGTAATGAGGAGCCCGCAGATCTCTTTTCCGTGAATTATCGCCCGCTTTCTGAAGCTGAAATCGCCGCTATATTGCGTAATACAACAGCGTCATTGTTGCCAGGTCGGCAGGATGATGCTGACGATGTGCGTTTATCGATTGCCGGTGCGCAGGAAAAAACGGCTTTACTCTGGCATGAAGGACAATGGTGCTTGCCAGAAGGGAGTACCCCTACGACGCATATTTTCAAGTTACCACTCGGGCTAGTGGGTAATAGGCAAGCGGATATGAGTACGTCGGTTGAAAATGAATGGCTATGTTCTTTGATCCTTAAGGAATATGGAATTCCTGTCGCAAAAACACAGATTGCGCAGTTTGAAGATCAGAAAGTATTGGTTGTTGAGCGTTTTGACAGAAGATGGTCAAGCGATCGGCAATGGATCATTCGCTTGCCACAAGAGGATATGTGTCAGGCTCTGGGGGTTTCCCCGCTACGAAAATACCAGTCTGATGGGGGGCCAGGGATTTCCGATATTATGGAAATACTGAGTCATTCGGAGCAGGCGGAGCAGGACAAAGCGCGGTTTTTCAGGGCGCAAATTATTTTCTGGCTGATAGCGGCAACTGATGGACATGCCAAAAATTTCAGTATCGCGATTGAGCCACAAGGCCGCTATCACCTTACACCGCTTTATGATGTTTTATCGGCATGGCCGGTCGTTGGCCCACGTAATAACCAGATTTCCTGGCAAACGTGCACGCTGGCAATGGCCGTTCGCGGTAGCAGTAATTATTACCATCTGTACAGAATTCAACGGCGGCATTGGGTCAATCAGGGTGAATTAACCGGTTTGGGCAGGCGACAGGTTGAAGCCATGATGGATGATATTATCTCCAGGACACCTGAGGTTATTGAACGTGTATCTGCATTGCTGCCTGAGTCATTCCCACCAGCGCTTGCGGAATGTGTTTTTGACGGTATGCGACAACAGTGTGGTCGGTTACAAGAATTGCACCGTAAATAG
- a CDS encoding DNA adenine methylase yields MPVTYSPLRYPGGKTAIYPMVSNIIQNNSLNKCKYAEPYAGGGGLALALLFGGFAEEIHLNDLDRSIWAIWHSILNDTEAFIDRIENTEITIDEWYKQRNIQNNKNSANVLDLGFSSFFLNRTNRSGIILKAGVIGGLKQEGDYKLNCRFNKDDLIKKIVKIKKHKDSIKIYNEDAVDFIKKIDDRSGNDFFMYIDPPYFEKGASLYTNFYNENDHAALSKVISSIRVPWILTYDNALKIKEIYKINNMYEFYLNYSAAKKRIGTELLIVCNDINIPENLIGDKIIKLS; encoded by the coding sequence ATGCCAGTAACTTATTCCCCTCTTCGCTACCCTGGAGGTAAAACAGCCATCTATCCGATGGTTTCAAATATAATCCAGAATAATTCACTAAATAAATGTAAATATGCCGAGCCATATGCTGGTGGTGGTGGGCTTGCGCTAGCTCTTCTTTTTGGTGGGTTTGCTGAAGAGATTCATTTGAATGATCTAGATCGTTCAATTTGGGCTATCTGGCATTCTATTCTTAATGATACAGAAGCGTTTATAGATAGAATAGAAAATACCGAGATAACTATTGATGAATGGTATAAACAAAGAAATATTCAAAATAATAAGAATAGCGCTAATGTACTAGATTTAGGATTCTCATCATTTTTCCTCAATAGGACGAATAGATCTGGAATTATTTTAAAAGCTGGTGTAATTGGCGGGCTAAAACAAGAAGGTGATTACAAGCTGAACTGTAGATTTAATAAAGATGATTTAATAAAAAAAATAGTAAAAATAAAAAAACATAAAGATTCTATAAAAATTTATAACGAGGATGCAGTAGATTTTATAAAAAAAATAGATGATCGCAGCGGAAATGATTTTTTCATGTATATAGATCCTCCATATTTTGAGAAGGGGGCTAGTTTATATACGAATTTTTACAATGAAAATGATCATGCCGCTTTATCTAAAGTTATCTCATCTATTAGAGTTCCTTGGATATTAACTTATGATAATGCATTGAAAATAAAAGAAATTTATAAAATAAATAATATGTATGAATTCTATTTGAATTATAGTGCCGCAAAGAAGCGTATCGGTACTGAGTTGTTAATTGTTTGCAATGATATCAATATCCCTGAGAACCTCATAGGTGATAAAATTATCAAGTTATCTTAG
- a CDS encoding ParB N-terminal domain-containing protein — protein MSRIDYSSWPRLSLSVSNLRLDKENPRIPSYITIRTTKDILNYLFQNERIERLAHKIVEKGFISHDPIYVVKEGENYVVVEGNRRVSALKCLIDPELVPSPAKRRKIELYKNRLGSDLIEKIDVFVAPSRRAVENVLFELHAEGKLQWSRQQKNKFIASIGIDSGESIQDIAERFNVKVIEIQDSVQEYLLERYFTELELPTDIEDKALMSKFNISTISRLVNSKIFKEKTGFRIEENRLRTDTSKSYFNALLRQFVIDIVTKKIDSRKLNTSKQIDSYIESEMEKIPVGIHDGSVDFTPDNSNTKVSSDDVEISKPRRKPKETLIPKGVNYITGSDKLDILIQEAQGMLIDTYKNAAALLLRSIVEISVVRIFEIHGKKDQCLNGNGRVKNLSDNINALVKRDVWFTNKAYLADLTRFISKDSANWNSLDSLNRYAHGEYTLPDRDMLKSVWLIAKPLVTICVEHQSKPKNI, from the coding sequence ATGAGTAGAATAGATTATAGTTCTTGGCCACGATTGTCGTTATCTGTATCAAATTTACGACTTGACAAAGAAAATCCAAGAATTCCAAGTTACATTACAATTAGAACAACAAAAGATATACTAAATTATTTATTCCAAAATGAACGAATTGAAAGGCTTGCACATAAAATTGTAGAAAAGGGGTTTATATCACACGATCCTATATATGTAGTTAAAGAGGGTGAAAACTACGTAGTGGTAGAAGGAAACCGCCGAGTATCTGCGCTGAAATGTTTGATTGATCCAGAATTAGTTCCTTCACCAGCTAAACGACGAAAAATCGAATTATATAAAAATCGTCTAGGCTCCGATTTGATAGAAAAAATAGATGTATTTGTTGCTCCATCAAGAAGAGCCGTTGAAAATGTTCTTTTTGAATTACATGCAGAAGGAAAGCTTCAGTGGAGTAGACAGCAAAAAAATAAATTTATTGCTAGTATTGGTATTGACAGTGGTGAGTCAATTCAGGATATTGCAGAAAGATTTAATGTTAAAGTTATAGAAATACAAGATTCAGTCCAAGAGTACCTTTTAGAGAGATATTTTACAGAGCTAGAGTTACCTACTGATATTGAAGATAAAGCGTTAATGTCAAAATTTAATATTAGTACTATATCTAGGTTGGTTAATTCAAAAATATTTAAAGAAAAAACAGGTTTTAGAATCGAAGAAAATAGATTAAGAACAGATACTTCTAAATCGTATTTCAACGCATTGCTGAGACAGTTTGTAATTGATATTGTTACAAAGAAAATTGATTCTCGTAAGTTAAATACAAGTAAGCAAATAGATTCTTATATTGAAAGCGAGATGGAGAAGATACCTGTAGGAATACATGATGGAAGTGTGGATTTTACTCCAGATAATAGTAATACGAAGGTCTCATCGGATGATGTTGAGATTAGTAAGCCTCGAAGAAAACCTAAGGAAACCTTAATACCCAAGGGAGTTAATTATATTACTGGAAGCGATAAGTTAGATATATTGATTCAAGAAGCACAAGGCATGCTTATTGATACGTATAAAAATGCGGCTGCTTTATTGTTACGTTCAATTGTTGAAATATCAGTAGTAAGAATTTTTGAAATTCATGGGAAAAAAGATCAGTGTCTGAACGGTAATGGAAGAGTTAAAAATCTTTCTGATAACATTAATGCTCTCGTGAAGAGAGATGTATGGTTTACTAATAAGGCTTATCTGGCCGACTTAACAAGATTTATATCTAAAGATAGTGCTAACTGGAATTCTTTAGACTCATTGAATCGTTATGCGCATGGTGAATATACCCTACCAGATAGGGATATGCTAAAATCAGTTTGGTTAATTGCAAAACCATTAGTTACAATTTGTGTTGAACATCAATCTAAGCCAAAGAATATATAA
- a CDS encoding helix-turn-helix transcriptional regulator: MLPHRLKAARLKAGLSQERLGILAGIDEATASARMNQYERGIHTPDFELACRLASVLHVPACYFYTVEDDLAEMILGYYEQQEKSST, translated from the coding sequence ATGCTACCTCATCGTTTAAAAGCCGCACGCTTAAAGGCTGGCCTGTCACAGGAACGCTTAGGTATTCTTGCAGGAATTGATGAAGCGACGGCCAGCGCTCGCATGAATCAATATGAGCGCGGTATTCACACGCCGGATTTTGAGCTGGCCTGCCGCTTAGCATCGGTGCTGCACGTCCCGGCTTGCTATTTCTATACGGTAGAAGACGATCTGGCAGAAATGATACTTGGGTATTATGAACAGCAGGAAAAATCATCTACATAA